A stretch of DNA from bacterium:
TTTGTTTGCCATTCTTCCGTAATCTTTCCGGAATGTAACAATACGAACAATTCAAATTACAGCGGTCAGTTAGATTAAAATAAACTGCAGAAGGTTTCAACCCAAACCTCAAAGCCTCCATTTCTTTAAGAAAAGATTGTTCTTTTTTACGGTATTCCTCCAAAGAAGATGTGTTAGTCAAAACCTTAACCAATTGACTTTTCTTAACTAACATCCAGAAGGCTGTATCCGCAGATACCAATCCGAGATAATCTTTATGTTTAATATCTATGGGCTGAAGTGAAATTCCATCACCTGTATTAAAATAAATTCCTCGCGAACTTACCATAATTTTATTTCCTCCATCTCCTAATATGTAACTGTTCACCGTAAGCGTTCAGCCACAGAGGCACAGAGTTCACAGAGAATTAAGGGAATTAACCACAAATGGATACGAATTATAGCACTTATTAATCGAAATTTGACATAGATATGGCTCTGAAATTCCAAATCACAAATTCCAAATTCCAAATAAATTCGAATGACCAAAATTCAAAACATTACCTCACATAGTTTGGTATTTATTACTTGAAATTTGGTGCTTATTTGAGATTTGGTGCTTGGGATTTGGGATTTTTTCCTTATCCACTGTGAGTAAAATTTTGACTAATAACTGTTATATTCCCTCTGTGTTCTCTGTGACTCTGTGGCTATATCCTGAACGGTTACTAATTTGGTAATCAGGTTATCGGTAACCAGTATTACCGATAACCGATTACCGGGTCGTTCATTACTTCTTATCGAGGAGAATGTAATGTGAAAGACCTGTGCCTTTAGCCTTACATTTTTTGCGAAAGGCAATAACTTTTTTGTCTTTGGCTTTTGGTTTTTCCACTCTTTACCACCTCCTTTTAAGAATGCTCCTGCATAAAATTGAGTGTTGATTTTATTACTCTTCAACAAAAAACCCAACCTTCGCCACGAAGAAGATTGGGTTAAAATCTTTCCTTTTTATTCCCTTTCCGCGAAGGCAGTTATCAAATGTAGGTAGTCGGCCGGACTCAATAATCAAAAGTCCGAACTCAGATTTATAAGGTTAAACCTTATTTTTCTGTCTTCTGTTTTTTATCTTTTGATTTTATTACCGTTGCGGGACAGTGCCTTGAATCTCACAAGGACTTCCTCTACCTACGCTGATTTTGTAACCGTTCAGGATATAGCCACAGAGTCACAGAGAACACAGAGTGAATATATAACTACGAATGAACACAAATACAAAAAAATTTGGAATAGGAGGCTTTAGCCTTGTTTCTGGCAAACCAAAAGGCGAACCTGAAGATTCGCATACATTTATGGGAAGAGGTTAATTCGTGTCCATTTGTGGCTAATTTCCTTAATTCTCTGTGAACTCTGTGCCTCTGTGGCTGAACGATTACTTTTATGTGTAGCAATTATAATAGCATATTTCTGCACAGTTTGTCAACATTATTTTTTTAGTAAAGAGGATGTTGAAAAAGTCTTCACATCCAACAAGGGATTAAGACTAATAAGTAATTATTCCTTGACAATTTCTTATCTACTCTCATTATGCAGGTTATAAAGATGATCAGAAGAAAACGCACTCT
This window harbors:
- the cbpA gene encoding modified peptide precursor CbpA; the encoded protein is MEKPKAKDKKVIAFRKKCKAKGTGLSHYILLDKK